One Mercenaria mercenaria strain notata unplaced genomic scaffold, MADL_Memer_1 contig_1037, whole genome shotgun sequence DNA segment encodes these proteins:
- the LOC123558318 gene encoding uncharacterized protein LOC123558318, producing MLPVSGNRAQNASSVGQQGTKYFQCRATGHKVLPVSGNRAQNASSVGQQGTMCFQCRAASSVGQQGTKCFQCRATAHKVLPVSGNRAQSASSVGQQGTKCFRCRATGHKVFPVSGNRAQSASSVGQQGTMCFECRATGHKVLRVSGNRAQSASSVGQQGTKCFQCRATGHKVFPVSGNWAQSAPSDI from the coding sequence ATGCTTCCAGTGTCGGGCAACAGGGCACAAAATGCTTCCAGTGTCGGGCAACAGGGCACAAAGTACTTCCAGTGTCGGGCAACAGGGCACAAAGTGCTTCCAGTGTCGGGCAACAGGGCACAAAATGCTTCCAGTGTCGGGCAACAGGGCACAATGTGCTTCCAGTGTCGGGCAGCTTCCAGTGTCGGGCAACAGGGCACAAAATGCTTCCAGTGTCGGGCAACAGCGCACAAAGTGCTTCCAGTGTCGGGCAACAGGGCACAAAGTGCTTCCAGTGTCGGGCAACAGGGCACAAAGTGCTTCCGGTGTCGGGCAACAGGGCACAAAGTGTTTCCGGTGTCGGGCAACAGGGCACAAAGTGCTTCCAGTGTCGGGCAACAGGGCACAATGTGCTTCGAGTGTCGGGCAACAGGGCACAAAGTGCTTCGAGTGTCGGGCAACAGGGCACAAAGTGCTTCCAGTGTCGGGCAACAGGGCACAAAGTGCTTCCAGTGTCGGGCAACAGGGCACAAAGTGTTTCCAGTATCGGGCAACTGGGCACAAAGTGCTCCAAGTGATATTTAA